The following coding sequences are from one Macaca nemestrina isolate mMacNem1 chromosome 1, mMacNem.hap1, whole genome shotgun sequence window:
- the LOC105478949 gene encoding beta-catenin-interacting protein 1 isoform X1, translating to MIFSRAAPSYFCPATALPSQLSTCLPEVNFQKQESPEPGRGMNREGAPGKSPEEMYIQQKVRVLLMLRKMGSNLTASEEEFLRTYAGVVNSQLSQLPPHSIDQGAEDVVMAFSRSETEDRRQ from the exons GGCGGCACCTTCCTACTTCTGCCCGGCCACAGCCCTCCCCTCACAGTTGAGCACCTGTTTGCCTGAAGTCAATTTCCAGAAGCAG GAGTCCCCAGAGCCGGGCAGGGGGATGAACCGCGAGGGAGCTCCCGGGAAGAGTCCGGAGGAGATGTACATTCAGCAGAAGGTCCGAGTGCTGCTCATGCTGCGGAAGATGGGATCAAAC CTGACAGCCAGCGAGGAGGAGTTCCTGCGCACCTATGCAGGGGTGGTCAACAGCCAGCTCAGCCAGCTGCCTCCGCACTCCATTGATCAGG GTGCAGAGGACGTGGTGATGGCATTTTCCAGGTCGGAGACAGAAGACCGAAGGCAGTAG
- the LOC105478949 gene encoding beta-catenin-interacting protein 1 isoform X2: MNREGAPGKSPEEMYIQQKVRVLLMLRKMGSNLTASEEEFLRTYAGVVNSQLSQLPPHSIDQGAEDVVMAFSRSETEDRRQ, encoded by the exons ATGAACCGCGAGGGAGCTCCCGGGAAGAGTCCGGAGGAGATGTACATTCAGCAGAAGGTCCGAGTGCTGCTCATGCTGCGGAAGATGGGATCAAAC CTGACAGCCAGCGAGGAGGAGTTCCTGCGCACCTATGCAGGGGTGGTCAACAGCCAGCTCAGCCAGCTGCCTCCGCACTCCATTGATCAGG GTGCAGAGGACGTGGTGATGGCATTTTCCAGGTCGGAGACAGAAGACCGAAGGCAGTAG